A window of the Acidovorax sp. YS12 genome harbors these coding sequences:
- a CDS encoding amino acid ABC transporter substrate-binding protein, with the protein MKKFATVALLTLGAVLAGCSKQEPAAPAAAPAPAPAAVTKIVVGLDDNFPPMGFRDEKNQLVGFDIDMAKEAAKRLGLEVEFKPIDWSAKEAELSGKRVDALWNGLTITEERKQNILFTAPYMENHQIIVVAAGSAIKAKADLAGKVVGAQEGSSAVDAIKKEEAVYKSFKELKTFGDNVTALMDLTTGRLEAVVVDEVVGRYYVAKKPDQYAVLEDNFGTEEYGVGLRKDDTELHGKIDKALADMKADGSAAKIAEQWFGKNIIK; encoded by the coding sequence ATGAAGAAGTTTGCTACCGTAGCCCTGCTCACCCTGGGCGCCGTGCTCGCCGGTTGCTCCAAGCAGGAGCCCGCCGCGCCCGCCGCCGCCCCCGCGCCTGCCCCAGCCGCGGTGACCAAGATCGTCGTGGGCCTGGACGACAACTTCCCGCCCATGGGCTTCCGCGACGAGAAGAACCAGCTCGTCGGCTTCGACATCGACATGGCCAAGGAAGCCGCCAAGCGCCTGGGCCTGGAAGTCGAGTTCAAGCCCATCGACTGGAGCGCCAAGGAAGCCGAACTCTCCGGCAAGCGCGTGGACGCGCTGTGGAACGGCCTGACCATTACCGAGGAGCGCAAGCAGAACATCCTGTTCACCGCGCCCTACATGGAAAACCACCAGATCATCGTGGTGGCAGCGGGCTCGGCCATCAAGGCCAAGGCCGACCTGGCCGGCAAGGTGGTGGGCGCCCAGGAAGGCTCCAGCGCCGTGGACGCCATCAAGAAGGAAGAGGCCGTCTACAAGTCGTTCAAGGAACTCAAGACCTTCGGCGACAACGTGACCGCGCTGATGGACCTGACCACCGGCCGCCTCGAAGCCGTGGTGGTGGACGAAGTGGTGGGCCGCTACTACGTGGCCAAGAAGCCTGACCAGTACGCCGTGCTGGAGGACAACTTCGGCACCGAGGAATACGGCGTCGGCCTGCGCAAGGACGACACCGAGCTGCACGGCAAGATCGACAAGGCCCTGGCCGACATGAAGGCCGACGGCAGCGCCGCGAAGATCGCCGAGCAGTGGTTCGGCAAAAACATCATCAAGTAA
- a CDS encoding amino acid ABC transporter permease — MDYVLSLLGPLAQGAAVTLKLFLITLALAVPLGLALALARVSRLKPLSACVNGYIWLMRGTPLMLQMLFIYFALPFVPVIGVRLPDFPAAVAAFALNYAAYFAEIFRSGIQSVDRGQYEAAKVLGMNYGQTMRRIVLPQMVRNILPPMSNETITLVKDTSLIYVLALNDLLRAARGIVQRDFTTTPFIVAAAFYLVMTLVLTWAFQRLEQRYAKFDQ; from the coding sequence ATGGATTACGTACTCTCTCTTTTGGGGCCGTTGGCGCAAGGCGCCGCAGTCACCCTGAAGCTGTTTCTCATCACGCTGGCGCTGGCGGTGCCCCTGGGACTGGCGCTGGCGCTGGCGCGGGTGTCGCGCCTCAAGCCGCTGTCGGCATGCGTCAACGGCTACATCTGGCTCATGCGCGGCACGCCGCTCATGCTGCAGATGCTCTTCATCTACTTCGCGCTGCCGTTCGTGCCGGTGATCGGCGTGCGCCTGCCGGACTTTCCGGCCGCCGTGGCGGCGTTCGCCCTGAACTACGCGGCGTACTTCGCCGAGATCTTCCGCTCCGGCATCCAGTCGGTGGACCGTGGCCAGTACGAGGCTGCCAAGGTGCTGGGCATGAACTATGGGCAAACGATGCGCCGCATCGTGCTGCCGCAGATGGTGCGCAACATCCTGCCGCCCATGAGCAACGAGACCATCACGCTGGTCAAGGACACCTCGCTGATCTACGTGCTGGCGCTGAACGACCTGCTGCGCGCCGCGCGCGGCATCGTGCAGCGCGACTTCACGACCACGCCGTTCATCGTGGCCGCGGCTTTCTACCTCGTCATGACCCTGGTGCTCACCTGGGCCTTCCAGCGCCTGGAGCAACGCTATGCCAAATTCGACCAGTGA
- a CDS encoding CoA-acylating methylmalonate-semialdehyde dehydrogenase, translated as MTTPTTIHHFIGGKPYPSQATAWRDVTNPATQEVVARVPFATRDEVNLAVANAQEAFHTWRSTSLGARMRIMLKLQHLIREHTAELAQLITREHGKTLPDAEGEVARGLEVVEHACSITTLQLGEIAENAATGVDVYNLLQPLGVGAGITAFNFPVMLPCFMFPMAIACGNTFVLKPSEQDPSSTMRLVELAHEAGVPPGVLNVVHGGPEVADMLCDHPDIKALSFIGSTHVGTHIYRRASEAGKRVQSMMGAKNHCVVMPDAPKEHALNNLLGSAFGAAGQRCMANSVAVFVGAARDWLPELVEKSKAMKVGPGTDRGADLGPLVNPRAKERVVGLIDSGVAQGAKLLLDGRGCVVPGYEKGNFVGPTVFADVTDAMDIYQQEIFGPVLNVVCVDTLEDAIAFINRNPNGNGTSIFTSSGWAARKYQHDINVGQVGINVPIPVPVAYFSFTGSRASKLGDLGPNGKQAVQFWTQTKTVTARWYEEGSRSDGVNTTISMK; from the coding sequence ATGACCACCCCGACAACCATCCACCACTTCATCGGCGGCAAGCCCTACCCCTCCCAGGCCACCGCGTGGCGCGACGTGACCAACCCCGCCACGCAGGAAGTCGTCGCCCGCGTGCCCTTCGCCACGCGCGACGAGGTGAACCTGGCCGTCGCCAACGCGCAAGAGGCCTTCCATACTTGGCGCAGCACCTCGCTGGGCGCGCGCATGCGCATCATGCTCAAGCTGCAGCACCTGATCCGCGAGCACACGGCCGAGCTGGCCCAGCTCATCACGCGCGAGCACGGCAAGACCCTGCCCGACGCCGAAGGCGAAGTGGCGCGCGGCCTGGAGGTGGTGGAGCACGCCTGCTCCATCACCACGCTGCAACTGGGCGAGATTGCCGAGAACGCCGCCACGGGCGTGGACGTGTACAACCTGCTGCAGCCGCTGGGCGTGGGCGCGGGCATCACGGCGTTCAACTTCCCCGTGATGCTGCCCTGCTTCATGTTCCCCATGGCCATCGCCTGCGGCAACACCTTCGTGCTCAAGCCCTCGGAGCAGGACCCCAGCTCCACCATGCGCCTGGTGGAACTGGCGCACGAGGCCGGCGTACCGCCCGGCGTGCTCAACGTGGTGCACGGCGGCCCGGAAGTGGCCGACATGCTCTGCGACCACCCCGACATCAAGGCGCTGTCGTTCATCGGCTCCACGCACGTGGGCACGCACATCTACCGCCGCGCGAGCGAGGCGGGCAAGCGCGTGCAGTCGATGATGGGCGCCAAGAACCACTGCGTGGTGATGCCCGACGCGCCCAAGGAGCATGCGCTGAACAACCTGCTGGGCTCGGCCTTCGGCGCCGCCGGCCAGCGCTGCATGGCGAATTCGGTGGCCGTGTTCGTGGGCGCCGCGCGCGACTGGCTGCCCGAGCTGGTGGAAAAGTCCAAGGCCATGAAGGTCGGCCCCGGCACCGACCGCGGCGCCGACCTGGGGCCGCTGGTCAACCCGCGCGCCAAGGAGCGCGTGGTGGGCCTGATCGACTCCGGCGTGGCGCAGGGCGCCAAGCTGCTGCTGGATGGCCGCGGCTGCGTGGTGCCCGGCTACGAGAAGGGCAACTTCGTCGGCCCCACGGTGTTCGCCGACGTAACCGACGCCATGGACATCTACCAGCAGGAGATCTTCGGCCCCGTGCTCAACGTGGTCTGCGTGGACACGCTGGAAGACGCCATCGCCTTCATCAACCGCAACCCCAACGGCAACGGCACCTCCATCTTCACCAGCAGCGGCTGGGCGGCGCGCAAGTACCAGCACGACATCAATGTGGGCCAGGTGGGCATCAACGTGCCGATCCCCGTGCCCGTGGCCTATTTCAGCTTCACCGGCTCGCGCGCCTCCAAGCTCGGCGACCTGGGCCCCAACGGCAAGCAGGCGGTGCAGTTCTGGACGCAGACCAAGACCGTCACCGCCCGCTGGTACGAGGAAGGCAGCCGCTCGGACGGGGTGAACACCACCATTTCGATGAAGTAG
- a CDS encoding ABC transporter substrate-binding protein, protein MRFIRHSLALAVLALGATAQAQISGDMVKIGVLTDMAGPYSGMGGAGSVVAAKMAVQDCLQAECKGMKIEVVSADHQNKADIAATKAREWLDRDGVDAIADITNSAAALAVQKLVREKGGIAMHSGPATTRLTDDECAENGFHWMFDTYSSASGAATALTKNGDKSWFFVTVDYAFGHSLEKDATEMVQANGGTVLGSVRHPLNASDFSSFILQAQNSKAQVIGLANGAQDTVNAIKAAREFGIGGKGQKVASLLMFLTDVHSLGLRQAQGLMFSEGFYWDMDEKTRAFATRFEKLHKGFKPTMVQAGVYSSVRHYLKAVAAAKTDDSKVVAPKMRELPIDDPVMRNASIRPDGRVIHDMYLFQVKAPNESKGPWDYYKTVSTIPANIAFKPLAQSSCPLVKK, encoded by the coding sequence ATGCGATTCATCCGACATTCGTTGGCCCTGGCCGTGCTCGCGCTCGGCGCCACGGCCCAGGCCCAGATTTCCGGCGACATGGTCAAGATCGGTGTGTTGACCGACATGGCCGGCCCCTACTCCGGCATGGGCGGCGCGGGCTCCGTGGTGGCCGCGAAGATGGCCGTTCAGGACTGCCTGCAGGCCGAGTGCAAGGGCATGAAGATCGAGGTGGTGAGCGCCGACCACCAGAACAAGGCCGACATCGCCGCGACCAAGGCGCGCGAGTGGCTGGACCGCGACGGCGTGGACGCCATCGCCGACATCACCAACTCCGCCGCCGCGTTGGCCGTGCAGAAGCTGGTGCGCGAAAAGGGCGGCATCGCCATGCACAGCGGCCCGGCCACCACGCGCCTGACCGACGACGAGTGCGCGGAGAACGGCTTCCACTGGATGTTCGACACCTACTCTTCGGCCTCCGGCGCGGCCACCGCGCTGACGAAGAACGGCGACAAGAGCTGGTTCTTCGTCACGGTGGACTACGCCTTCGGCCACTCGCTGGAAAAGGACGCCACCGAGATGGTGCAGGCCAACGGCGGCACGGTGCTGGGCAGCGTGCGCCACCCGCTGAACGCGAGCGACTTCTCCTCCTTCATCCTGCAGGCGCAGAACTCCAAGGCCCAGGTGATCGGCCTGGCCAACGGCGCGCAGGACACGGTGAACGCCATCAAGGCGGCGCGCGAGTTCGGCATCGGCGGCAAGGGCCAGAAGGTGGCTTCACTGCTCATGTTCCTGACCGACGTGCACTCGCTCGGCCTGCGCCAGGCGCAGGGGCTGATGTTCTCCGAGGGCTTCTACTGGGACATGGACGAGAAGACCCGCGCCTTCGCCACCCGCTTCGAGAAGCTGCACAAGGGCTTCAAGCCCACCATGGTGCAGGCCGGCGTGTATTCCAGCGTGCGCCACTACCTGAAGGCCGTGGCGGCGGCCAAGACCGATGACTCCAAGGTCGTGGCCCCAAAGATGCGCGAGCTGCCCATCGACGACCCGGTGATGCGCAACGCCAGCATCCGCCCCGACGGCCGCGTGATCCACGACATGTACCTGTTCCAGGTCAAGGCCCCGAACGAATCCAAGGGCCCCTGGGACTACTACAAGACCGTCAGCACCATCCCCGCCAACATCGCCTTCAAGCCCCTGGCGCAGTCGAGCTGCCCGCTGGTGAAGAAGTGA
- a CDS encoding tyrosine-type recombinase/integrase has translation MNFPEQAAAFLTHCGSAISLSKHTLRAYASDLKDAGAFFMRKGRQDAIAKDDIRQYIRHMREERALKESTIKRRLASLKLLFRWLCEEEAITSNPFTGLNERIRLPRQLPRTLDRSHTALLHRAVSRPSGAHDFDAFSRRTAIQLLLETGIRVGELSNILVDDLSLADHVLRIRGKGNRQRIVYILAAPLRHALQRYLEQRQKVQATGARLFVTANGHSLTPPRLRQSLREIAATAGIQRRVTPHMLRHTRATRWLEAGLDIRHVQKLLGHHSISTTEIYTHVSDQGLLEALRRVKGG, from the coding sequence ATGAACTTCCCGGAACAAGCAGCCGCCTTCCTCACCCACTGCGGCAGCGCCATCAGCCTTTCCAAGCACACGCTCAGGGCCTACGCCTCGGACCTCAAGGACGCGGGCGCCTTCTTCATGCGCAAAGGCAGGCAGGACGCCATCGCCAAGGACGACATACGCCAGTACATCCGGCACATGCGCGAGGAACGCGCACTCAAGGAAAGCACGATCAAACGGCGCCTGGCGTCACTGAAACTGCTGTTTCGCTGGCTGTGCGAGGAAGAGGCCATCACGAGCAACCCCTTCACCGGCCTGAACGAACGCATTCGCCTGCCGCGCCAGTTGCCCAGAACCCTGGACCGCTCGCACACCGCCCTGCTCCACCGCGCCGTCAGCCGGCCCAGCGGCGCGCACGACTTTGACGCCTTCAGCCGGCGAACCGCCATCCAGCTCTTGCTGGAAACGGGAATCCGCGTGGGCGAGCTGTCGAACATCCTCGTGGACGACCTGTCCCTCGCCGACCATGTTCTGAGGATTCGTGGAAAAGGCAACCGGCAAAGAATCGTCTACATCCTGGCCGCGCCCCTGCGCCATGCACTCCAGCGGTACCTGGAGCAGCGGCAGAAGGTACAGGCCACTGGCGCGCGGCTGTTCGTCACCGCCAACGGCCACAGCCTCACCCCGCCCAGGCTGCGCCAGTCGCTGCGGGAAATCGCCGCCACCGCCGGAATCCAGCGCCGCGTCACCCCACACATGCTCCGGCACACGCGCGCGACCCGCTGGCTGGAGGCGGGGCTGGACATCCGGCACGTCCAGAAACTGCTGGGGCATCACAGCATCTCCACGACGGAGATTTATACGCATGTATCGGATCAGGGGTTGCTGGAGGCGTTGCGGCGTGTGAAAGGAGGGTGA
- a CDS encoding BrnT family toxin: MLIEFDPAKDERNIAERGLSFVRAAEFDFSSAIVAVDGRKAYPEVRYVAAGYLGQRLHMLCFTPIDGGIRVISFRRANSREVKAYEQAQTPH; encoded by the coding sequence ATGCTGATTGAGTTCGACCCCGCCAAGGACGAGCGGAACATTGCCGAGCGCGGCCTGTCGTTCGTGCGTGCCGCCGAATTCGATTTCAGCAGCGCCATCGTTGCAGTGGATGGACGCAAGGCCTACCCGGAGGTGCGTTATGTGGCTGCCGGCTATCTTGGCCAGCGTCTGCACATGCTTTGCTTCACTCCTATCGACGGTGGCATTCGTGTTATCAGCTTTCGCAGGGCGAACAGCCGGGAGGTCAAGGCATATGAGCAAGCGCAAACCCCTCATTGA
- the yjjJ gene encoding type II toxin-antitoxin system HipA family toxin YjjJ — MARDRDFALLALQALRRQGCVLASAELQAALGVSQPTVSRTLAPLIQAGQVRKVGAARSQRYVLPRHVPGVGSEVRVMRIDGLGQPSPFARMVPLEGGAFWVEEADGLNARHDGLPWFLEDMRPQGFMGRTFAHAHPELQLGSDPRHWSDDDVLRAMTLYGDDLPGNLIMGDGAFQRFHALARRASRVACAHDYPLLADQAMRGAHPGSSAGGEQPKFCTIAAGRHVIVKFSPGGNAPTDQRLRDLLVCEHLALCTLAQAGLPAARTQLFEGAGRVFLESERFDRTPLRAEDGDTGLGGRIGMVSLQVYNAEYVGDIDNWAATADRMAARGLLTPADARTLRLLEAYGQLIANTDRHYGNISLVLRDDDWALSPTYDMLPMLYAPVGGELVPQDFASRPLQPAAATLGEWPEAQALAQRFWRAAAADERVSAGFRAIAAENADIVRRH; from the coding sequence ATGGCCCGTGACCGCGACTTCGCTCTTCTGGCGCTGCAGGCATTGCGCCGCCAGGGCTGCGTGCTGGCCAGCGCCGAACTGCAGGCCGCGCTGGGCGTGAGCCAGCCCACCGTATCGCGCACGCTGGCGCCGCTGATCCAGGCGGGCCAGGTGCGCAAGGTGGGCGCGGCGCGCTCGCAGCGCTATGTGCTGCCACGCCACGTGCCCGGCGTGGGCAGCGAAGTGCGCGTGATGCGCATCGACGGCTTGGGCCAGCCCTCGCCGTTCGCGCGCATGGTGCCGCTCGAAGGCGGCGCCTTCTGGGTAGAGGAGGCCGATGGCCTGAACGCCCGGCACGATGGCCTGCCCTGGTTCCTGGAAGACATGCGCCCGCAGGGCTTCATGGGCCGTACCTTCGCGCATGCCCATCCCGAACTGCAACTGGGCAGCGACCCGCGCCACTGGAGCGACGACGACGTGCTGCGCGCCATGACGCTGTACGGCGACGACCTGCCCGGCAACCTCATCATGGGCGACGGGGCCTTCCAGCGCTTTCATGCGCTGGCGCGGCGCGCGTCGCGCGTGGCCTGCGCGCACGACTACCCGCTGCTGGCCGACCAAGCCATGCGGGGCGCGCACCCCGGCTCCTCCGCCGGGGGAGAGCAGCCCAAGTTCTGCACCATCGCCGCAGGGCGGCACGTGATCGTGAAGTTCTCGCCTGGCGGCAACGCCCCCACCGACCAGCGCCTGCGCGACCTGCTGGTGTGCGAGCACCTGGCGCTGTGCACACTGGCGCAGGCCGGGCTGCCCGCGGCGCGCACGCAGCTCTTCGAGGGCGCGGGGCGCGTGTTCCTCGAATCCGAGCGCTTCGACCGCACGCCGCTGCGCGCCGAAGACGGCGATACGGGCCTGGGCGGGCGCATCGGCATGGTGTCGCTGCAGGTCTACAACGCCGAGTACGTGGGCGACATCGACAACTGGGCCGCCACCGCCGACCGCATGGCCGCACGCGGCCTGCTCACCCCGGCCGACGCGCGCACGCTGCGCCTGCTGGAGGCCTACGGCCAGCTCATCGCCAACACCGACCGGCACTACGGCAACATCTCGCTGGTGCTGCGTGACGACGATTGGGCGCTGTCGCCCACCTACGACATGCTGCCCATGCTCTACGCCCCGGTGGGCGGTGAACTGGTGCCGCAAGACTTCGCCAGCCGCCCGCTGCAACCCGCGGCCGCCACGCTGGGCGAGTGGCCCGAAGCGCAGGCGCTGGCGCAGCGCTTCTGGCGGGCGGCGGCGGCGGACGAACGGGTGTCGGCCGGCTTTCGCGCCATCGCGGCCGAGAATGCAGACATCGTCAGGCGCCACTGA
- a CDS encoding BrnA antitoxin family protein — protein MSKRKPLIDADGEIRELTVEDLARFRPAVEVLPPALQETLGIRRRGPQKTPTKVPTTIRLSPEVVAFFRSTGDGWQSRMDGVLREYVAQHSR, from the coding sequence ATGAGCAAGCGCAAACCCCTCATTGATGCGGATGGCGAGATCCGCGAACTGACGGTGGAGGATTTGGCCAGGTTCCGTCCTGCCGTTGAGGTGCTGCCGCCGGCGTTGCAGGAAACACTGGGCATTCGCCGGCGCGGGCCGCAAAAGACGCCTACCAAGGTGCCGACCACCATCCGGCTGTCGCCAGAGGTCGTGGCGTTCTTTCGCAGCACAGGCGATGGTTGGCAGTCGCGCATGGACGGCGTCCTGCGGGAGTATGTGGCGCAGCATTCACGCTGA
- a CDS encoding LysR family transcriptional regulator, whose translation MAIEHTNWDNLRLFLAVVRAQSAQEAARRLEVDHSTITRRLHRLEKELGAQLFERTPAGHVLTMAGHRLLEHVEQMENSMVRVGEDIGGERHALTGHVCLGATEGFGSFFLAQHLSHFTERHPGIQVELLIVPRFINLSQREADLAVNVERPHSSGQVCSKLCDYRLRLYASRDYLARHAPITHPRDLRGHRFVGYVEELVFSNELRYLAAVVPQAHTPLRSTSVVAQYNVACAGRGLAVLPCFMAAHSPQLVPVLPEVIDVQRTFWIAAPANRRDLARVRALWDFLRDVVARHQGLLMDGGAAGPG comes from the coding sequence ATGGCTATCGAGCACACCAACTGGGACAACCTGCGCCTGTTTCTCGCCGTGGTGCGCGCGCAGTCCGCGCAGGAGGCGGCGCGCCGCCTGGAGGTGGATCACTCCACCATCACGCGCCGGCTGCACCGGCTGGAGAAGGAGCTGGGGGCGCAGCTGTTCGAGCGCACCCCCGCCGGCCATGTGCTGACCATGGCCGGGCACCGCCTGCTGGAGCATGTGGAGCAGATGGAGAACTCCATGGTGCGGGTGGGCGAGGACATCGGCGGCGAGCGCCATGCGCTGACCGGCCACGTGTGCCTGGGGGCCACCGAAGGGTTCGGCAGCTTCTTCCTGGCCCAGCACCTGAGCCACTTCACCGAGCGCCATCCGGGCATCCAGGTCGAGCTGCTCATCGTGCCGCGCTTCATCAACCTCTCGCAGCGCGAGGCCGACCTGGCCGTGAACGTGGAGCGCCCGCACAGCAGCGGCCAGGTGTGCAGCAAGCTGTGCGACTACCGCCTGCGCCTGTACGCCAGCCGGGACTACCTGGCGCGCCATGCGCCCATCACCCATCCGCGCGACCTGCGCGGGCACCGCTTCGTGGGCTATGTCGAGGAGCTGGTGTTCAGCAACGAGCTGCGCTACCTGGCCGCCGTCGTGCCGCAGGCGCACACGCCCCTGCGCAGCACCAGCGTGGTGGCGCAGTACAACGTGGCGTGCGCCGGGCGCGGGCTGGCGGTGCTGCCGTGCTTCATGGCGGCGCACAGCCCGCAGCTGGTGCCCGTGCTGCCCGAGGTGATCGACGTGCAGCGCACCTTCTGGATCGCTGCGCCCGCGAACCGCCGCGACCTGGCGCGGGTGCGGGCGCTGTGGGATTTCCTGCGCGACGTGGTGGCGCGCCACCAGGGCCTGCTGATGGACGGGGGCGCGGCGGGGCCGGGCTAG
- a CDS encoding lipid A deacylase LpxR family protein, producing MNTLQRMHPHGRALVLALAAACLPWPAQAGAHECPGPGAGATFNLRIDNDMFGGVGQDQGYSNGFLATWVSPNLARDLDDPCLPEAVRSLNKHLSWLQHSGQDEQNMVLGFGQVLYTPTDRTRTDLIAEDRPYAAALLFSVGYNARRDGTLHTAQLRLGIVGPSARGRQVQNGWHHIIGVDPFDGWDNQLRDEPVAQLLYEQRRRGVRYAPTDGWGWDATGHWGASLGNFATYANAGAELRWGYRLPDDLGTAPLRPAGENTTPLRAAGRLQGWAGHLFVATDARWVLRDISLDGNTFKASHHVDKRALVADVGYGLAVTWDEWKFAFARYHRSREFRGQQEVPVYGSFTISRRF from the coding sequence ATGAACACGCTTCAACGCATGCATCCACATGGCCGCGCGCTGGTGCTGGCACTGGCCGCCGCCTGCCTGCCATGGCCCGCCCAGGCGGGAGCGCACGAATGCCCTGGCCCCGGCGCGGGCGCCACGTTCAACCTGCGCATCGACAACGACATGTTCGGCGGCGTGGGGCAGGACCAGGGCTATTCCAACGGCTTCCTGGCCACCTGGGTTTCGCCCAATCTCGCGCGTGATCTGGACGATCCTTGCCTGCCCGAGGCCGTACGCAGCCTGAACAAGCACCTGTCCTGGCTGCAGCACAGCGGGCAGGACGAGCAGAACATGGTGCTCGGCTTCGGCCAGGTGCTCTACACCCCCACCGATCGCACGCGCACCGACCTGATTGCCGAGGACCGCCCCTATGCCGCCGCGCTGCTGTTCAGCGTGGGCTACAACGCCCGGCGCGACGGCACGCTGCACACGGCCCAGTTGCGCCTGGGCATCGTCGGGCCGTCGGCGCGCGGGCGGCAGGTGCAGAACGGCTGGCACCACATCATCGGCGTGGACCCGTTCGACGGCTGGGACAACCAGCTGCGTGACGAGCCGGTGGCGCAGCTGCTGTACGAGCAGCGCCGGCGCGGCGTGCGGTATGCGCCCACCGACGGGTGGGGCTGGGACGCCACCGGCCACTGGGGTGCGAGCCTGGGCAATTTCGCCACTTATGCCAATGCCGGGGCCGAACTGCGCTGGGGCTACCGCCTGCCCGACGACCTGGGCACGGCGCCGCTGCGCCCGGCGGGCGAGAACACCACGCCCCTGCGGGCGGCCGGGCGCCTGCAGGGCTGGGCGGGGCACCTGTTCGTGGCCACCGACGCCCGGTGGGTGCTGCGCGACATCAGCCTGGACGGCAATACCTTCAAGGCCAGCCACCACGTGGACAAGCGCGCGCTGGTGGCGGATGTCGGCTACGGCCTCGCGGTGACCTGGGACGAATGGAAGTTCGCCTTCGCGCGCTACCACCGCAGCCGCGAGTTCCGGGGGCAGCAGGAGGTGCCGGTGTACGGCAGCTTCACCATCAGCCGGCGTTTCTGA
- a CDS encoding amino acid ABC transporter ATP-binding protein has translation MIDARDLRKRFGHHEVLRGVSLSVARGEVVAVIGPSGSGKSTFLRCLNHLETIDGGQIAIEGEVLASTDAQGHCRYPAEAQVRRICAKTGMVFQHFNLFPHLTVLENLIEAPLVVQGAARGVAVARAEKLLAKVGLSAKRDNYPARLSGGQKQRVAIARALCMEPDIMLFDEPTSALDPELTGEVLRTMRELAQEHMTMLVVTHEMGFAREVAHRVAFMDGGELIEQAPAAEFFARPRHARTRAFLQSML, from the coding sequence ATGATCGACGCGCGCGACCTGCGCAAGCGCTTCGGCCACCACGAGGTGCTGCGCGGCGTGTCGCTCTCGGTGGCGCGCGGCGAGGTGGTGGCGGTGATCGGGCCGTCCGGTTCGGGCAAGAGCACCTTCCTGCGCTGCCTGAACCACCTGGAGACCATCGACGGCGGCCAGATCGCCATCGAGGGCGAGGTGCTGGCCAGTACCGACGCCCAGGGCCACTGCCGCTACCCGGCCGAGGCGCAGGTGCGCCGCATCTGCGCCAAGACGGGCATGGTGTTCCAGCATTTCAACCTGTTCCCGCACCTCACGGTGCTGGAGAACCTCATCGAGGCGCCCCTGGTGGTCCAGGGCGCGGCGCGCGGCGTGGCCGTGGCGCGGGCGGAAAAGCTGCTCGCCAAGGTCGGCCTGTCGGCCAAGCGCGACAACTACCCGGCGCGCCTGTCCGGCGGCCAGAAGCAGCGCGTGGCCATTGCCCGGGCCCTGTGCATGGAGCCGGACATCATGCTGTTCGACGAGCCCACCTCGGCGCTCGACCCCGAGCTCACCGGGGAAGTGCTGCGCACGATGCGCGAGCTGGCGCAGGAACACATGACCATGCTGGTGGTCACGCACGAGATGGGCTTTGCCCGCGAAGTGGCGCACCGCGTCGCGTTCATGGACGGGGGCGAACTCATCGAGCAGGCCCCCGCCGCCGAGTTCTTCGCCCGGCCGCGCCATGCGCGCACGCGGGCGTTTCTGCAGAGCATGTTGTGA